A DNA window from Haliovirga abyssi contains the following coding sequences:
- a CDS encoding proton-conducting transporter transmembrane domain-containing protein, whose translation MGTIWVVIFFILLGGSLPLVLYKNFTFMRVTAVFFIGLGSILGVITAIKELLTGNYPDIVKYSGLMHFPMEFKVTPLSAFFITIICFVGMLGALYGYSYMENRKKALRVAGNYFFYSILVVSMILVVIANNLLTFAFAWEVMSLSAFFLVIYDYNKEKVRKAGYVYFVFTHIGGMAIFASFGLIYAYTKSFGFDTIGNIPDNIKLIAFILAFIGFGSKAGLFPVHVWLPYAHPVAPSQVSAIMSGVMIKIGIYGIIKMYLILHTNMISISYMVVIIGAISGVLGVVYALGQHNLKKLLAYHSIENIGIITTGLGIGMVGVSIGNSTMAIFGFAGGILHILNHALFKSLLFMGAGSVLHQTKLEVIEQMGGLMKNMKITGITFLVGALAISGVPPFNGFVSEFLIYFAGFSGINSGSGVSFAFATFVILSLAIIGGLAAACFTKVIGVVFLGNARNEKAAKAVESKWEMTLPMEILALVCISIGILPALPINVVSNIVKTFWFVSKDAVMPTLTIPSEITFGAMIFLGVLIVVYILWKIFYINSKNKKSVTWGCGYKYGTSKMQYTGSSYAMEIVNFFKPFIKIEEKTIEVEGLFPKKSKYHSKTIDIAEYFIMKYIVRPVLAVMDKLRWIQSGDLHAYILYIVGGIVLLLIVEVVIK comes from the coding sequence ATGGGCACTATTTGGGTAGTAATTTTTTTTATATTATTAGGTGGCAGTTTGCCATTAGTTTTATATAAAAATTTTACTTTTATGAGAGTAACAGCAGTCTTTTTTATTGGATTAGGTTCAATATTGGGAGTTATTACAGCTATTAAAGAGTTATTAACAGGGAACTATCCTGATATAGTGAAATACAGTGGACTAATGCATTTCCCAATGGAATTTAAAGTAACACCATTATCAGCATTTTTTATAACGATTATATGCTTTGTTGGTATGTTAGGAGCTTTATATGGGTATTCATATATGGAGAATAGAAAAAAAGCATTAAGGGTAGCTGGGAATTACTTTTTTTATTCTATATTAGTGGTATCTATGATTTTAGTAGTAATTGCAAATAATTTACTTACATTTGCATTTGCTTGGGAAGTTATGTCTTTATCAGCATTCTTTTTAGTTATTTATGACTATAATAAAGAAAAAGTTAGAAAAGCAGGTTATGTATATTTTGTATTTACTCACATTGGAGGAATGGCAATTTTTGCTTCATTTGGATTGATTTATGCGTATACAAAAAGTTTTGGATTTGACACAATTGGAAATATACCTGATAACATAAAATTAATTGCATTTATATTAGCATTTATTGGATTTGGTTCAAAAGCAGGATTGTTTCCTGTTCACGTGTGGCTGCCTTATGCACATCCTGTGGCACCAAGTCAAGTATCTGCAATTATGTCAGGAGTTATGATAAAAATTGGGATTTATGGAATTATAAAAATGTATCTTATTTTACATACAAATATGATTTCCATAAGTTATATGGTAGTAATAATTGGAGCAATATCAGGAGTTTTAGGAGTTGTATATGCTTTAGGACAACATAATTTGAAAAAATTATTGGCATATCACAGTATTGAGAATATAGGAATAATTACCACTGGATTAGGAATTGGAATGGTTGGAGTTTCTATTGGAAATAGTACAATGGCTATATTTGGATTTGCTGGTGGGATATTACATATATTAAATCATGCACTGTTTAAATCATTGCTATTTATGGGAGCAGGTTCTGTTTTACATCAAACTAAGCTTGAAGTTATAGAACAAATGGGTGGTTTGATGAAAAATATGAAGATTACAGGAATAACATTTTTAGTAGGAGCATTAGCTATATCAGGAGTACCACCATTTAACGGATTTGTAAGTGAATTTTTAATATATTTTGCTGGATTTAGTGGAATTAACAGTGGAAGTGGAGTTTCATTTGCTTTTGCTACATTTGTAATTTTGTCACTTGCTATAATAGGCGGATTAGCAGCAGCTTGTTTTACAAAAGTGATTGGAGTGGTATTTTTAGGAAATGCAAGAAATGAAAAAGCAGCAAAAGCTGTTGAAAGTAAATGGGAAATGACACTTCCAATGGAAATATTGGCATTAGTGTGTATTTCAATTGGAATTTTACCAGCATTACCTATTAATGTAGTGTCAAATATTGTAAAAACATTTTGGTTTGTGTCAAAAGATGCAGTTATGCCAACATTAACAATTCCATCTGAAATAACATTTGGAGCAATGATATTTTTAGGAGTATTAATTGTAGTATATATTTTATGGAAAATATTTTATATAAATTCAAAGAATAAAAAAAGTGTTACTTGGGGTTGTGGATATAAATATGGAACATCAAAAATGCAATATACAGGTAGTTCATATGCAATGGAGATAGTTAATTTTTTTAAACCATTTATAAAAATAGAAGAAAAAACAATAGAAGTTGAAGGATTATTTCCTAAAAAAAGTAAATATCATTCTAAAACAATAGACATAGCAGAATATTTTATAATGAAATACATTGTAAGACCAGTTTTAGCAGTGATGGATAAATTAAGATGGATACAATCTGGAGACCTTCATGCCTACATATTATATATTGTAGGAGGAATAGTATTGTTATTAATAGTAGAGGTGGTAATAAAATGA
- a CDS encoding PTS sugar transporter subunit IIA produces MNLKIADITEILNVSEKTIYRWIKSGKIPAYKINGQYRFSEEEINRWISENKMVNRKKEIEDEEPINLPDLLGKGGFYEVEGDDVKEVIENMVGIIKLPVNLKKDKLIEELIKREEMISTGIGNGIAVPHPQEKVIEEIEDERVFVCFLKKPIDYNALDGKKIHTLFLILSARKERHIELLAKISFLSRNKEFLDMLELQSKEKIIEFIRLKKVEWDEIMERRKKI; encoded by the coding sequence ATGAACTTAAAAATTGCTGATATTACGGAGATTTTAAATGTATCGGAAAAAACTATTTACCGTTGGATAAAATCAGGGAAAATACCTGCTTATAAAATCAATGGGCAATATCGTTTTAGTGAAGAAGAGATAAACAGGTGGATTTCAGAAAATAAAATGGTAAATAGAAAAAAAGAAATAGAAGATGAAGAACCGATTAATTTGCCAGATTTATTGGGAAAAGGTGGGTTTTATGAAGTAGAAGGAGATGATGTAAAAGAGGTAATAGAAAATATGGTGGGAATTATTAAATTGCCTGTAAATTTGAAAAAAGATAAATTAATTGAAGAATTAATAAAAAGAGAAGAGATGATATCTACAGGAATAGGAAATGGAATAGCAGTGCCTCATCCTCAAGAGAAAGTTATTGAGGAGATAGAAGATGAGAGAGTTTTTGTATGTTTTTTAAAAAAGCCAATAGATTATAATGCTTTGGATGGTAAAAAAATACATACATTATTTTTAATTTTGAGTGCTAGAAAAGAGAGACATATAGAATTATTGGCTAAAATATCTTTTTTATCTCGTAATAAGGAGTTTCTAGATATGCTGGAGCTTCAATCAAAAGAAAAAATTATTGAGTTTATAAGATTAAAAAAAGTTGAATGGGATGAAATAATGGAAAGAAGAAAAAAAATATAA